The sequence CTATCAGACGGTCTGCGGGCAAAGATCCGCCGGGCGTCCGGAGTCGCGAGCACGCTGACGTTCGTCGCCGGCACCACCACGCTGAACGGCAGCAAGGTGACCGTCGCCGCCGTCGACCCGTCCACCTTCCGCCGCTACGCGCCGACCGGCACCGCCGAGTCCGACCCGCTGTGGGCCAGCGTCGCGCGCGGCGAGCTCGCGGTGATGCACCGGAAGGCGGCCAAGCTCGACCTCGACCTCGGCGGGCAGGCCAGGTTCGCGGGCGCGGACCGGCGGGTCGGCGCGTTCGCCACCACCCTCCCCGGCGTGGACGTCGTGGTCGACCGGGCGGTTGGCCAGCTGCTCGGCCTGACCGAGCACACCGGCCTGGTGGCGTCGGTGGGCAAGGCGGACCCCGGCCTGGTCGGCCAGCGCCTCACCGACCTGGTCGGCAAGGGCGGCGACGTCGACCTGCTGTCCGCCCCGCGCGCGATCCCGAAGTCGTTCGTGACCGGCGACGACGCGGCGCGCGCGTTCGGCACGTTCTCGTACCGCTACTCCGCGGACGGCACCATCACCCCCGACCCGGCGTGGGTAAGGGAGAACATCCGTACCGAGCGGGTGCCGATCCTCGGCAAGGTCACCTGCCACCGGCTGATGCTGCCGCAGCTGCGCGGCGCGCTCGCCGACGTCGTCGAGGCGGGCCTGGCCGACGAGATCAACTCGGACGAGTACGCCGGCTGCTACGTACCACGGTTCATCGAGAACAACCCGAACCGCCCGATCTCCCTGCACACCTGGGGCATCGCCGTGGACCTCAACGTCCCTGGCAACCAGCGCGGCACCAGCGGCGAGATGGACCGCAGGGTGGTCGCCATCTTCAAGAAGTGGGGCTTCGCCTGGGGCGGCGACTGGAGCTACACCGACCCCATGCACTTCGAGCTCGCCGCCCTACTCGAGGACGGCCCGAGCTGACTTCGGTCAACGGCGGCCGAGTGCCGCGGCGAACATGTCGGCGAGCACCTCGACGGCGACGTCCTGCTCACCGCTGGGTAGGCCGCGGGTGCCGAGCGAGCGCCGCTGGGTGCCTACGCCGGTCAGCAAGGCGGTCGCGGCCAGCGCGCGCACCCGCGCCTGCGGGCCGCCGCCGAGCAGGTCGGCGAGCGGCTGGACGAACTGACCGTCGACGCGGTCCGCGACGGCGGCGCGCAGCTCAGGCACCGCTGCCGAGCGGTTCAGCGCCTCCACCAGGGCGCGGTCGCCGGCACTGCGGTCGCCGAGGCAGAACTCCGCCAGCCGGCGCGGCAGGTCGTCCGGCCGGCCCTCGAGCAGCTGCTGCGACCGGAACGCCTCCGCGATCACCGCGCCGAACAGCTGCTGCTTCGACCCGAAGTACCGGTTGATCAACGCCGGGTTGGCGGTGGCTGCCGTGGCGATCGCCCGCACGGTCACCCGGTCGTACCCCTCGCTCGCGAACAGCTGCCTGGCCGCGGCCAGGATGCGCGCCTCGGTGGCGGCACGGTCGCGCGTTCTGCCCGTCCCCAACACGCCTCACCCCTTCTCGCCGCACATCATCGCAGCCCGGTTTGACAAGTATACGTGCGTTTACTAACTTGGTTGTATGCCGCAACCAACGACAGCCGGCGAAGGCCCCGGGCTCTCCGCGGAGGAAGAGCGCGCACTGCACGAGCTGCAAGAAGCGCTGATGGTGATCAAGCAGGCGGCGAAGCGGCTGCGCCCGCCGATGCCTCCCGACGTCGGGGAGAACGCGATCCCCATCCTCGGCGTGGTCAAGCGACTGCAGCCGACGCGGGTCAGCACCCTCGCCGCCGAGCTCGGCCTGGCGGTCTCCACGGTGAGCCGGAAGCTCGAACCCCTCGTACAGCGGGGCTGGCTGGACGTGTCGCCCGACCCTGACGACCAGCGCGCGCACCAGCTGTCCCTGACCCGCAGGGGCACCTCGGTGCTGTACGCGCAGCGCAGGCGCCAGATGACGAGGTACGCCGAACTCCTCGACGAGGAGACCAGGAGCCAGTTCCCCGACATGGCCGAGTTCTTCACCCGTGTCGCGCGCGCTCTGCACGACGCGGCCGAGCAAACACAACAGCACGAGGCTACGAAAGGATCCACGACGGTGACGGCGCGATGACGTCAGCACAGACAACGGCAGCATCAGCAGACGAACCGACGCGCTACACCCACCGTCAGGTGATGGAGATCCTGGTGGGCCTGCTGCTCGCCATGCTCACGTCGATGATCTCCACCACGGTCGTCGGTACGGCACTGCCCACCATCGTCGGCGACCTCGGCGGCCAGGACCAGCTCTCCTGGGTCGCCAGCGCCACCATCCTGGCGATGACCGTCTCCACCCCGTTGTGGGGCAAGCTGTCGGACATCTTCGGTCGCAAGCGACTGTTCCAGCTCGCCCTGCTGCTGTTCGTCCTCGCCTCGGCCGCGGCGGGGCTGTCCCAGAACATGGGGCAGCTGATCGCCGCACGTGCGGCGCAGGGTCTCGGGGCCGGCGGCCTACAGTCACTGACCCAGGTGATCCTCGGCGACGTCGTGGAACCGCGCGAACGCGGTCGCTACTCCGGTTACCTGGGCTCGGTCTTCGGCATCTCCACCGTGCTCGGCCCATTGCTCGGCGGGTTCCTCGTGGACACCGAGGGACTCGGCTGGCGCGCCTGCTTCTACGTGTCCATCCCGCTGTCCGTCGTGGCCTTCATCGTGATCCAGAAGGTGCTCAAGCTGCCGCACGTGAAGCGGGACGCCAGGATCGACTGGCTGGGCGCGTTCTTCGTCACCGGCGCCGCCGGCTCGCTGATGCTGTGGCTCTCGCTCGGCGGCAAGGAGTTCGACTGGGACTCCGGCTGGACGGTCCTCCTCCTCGCCGCGACGGTCATCTGCCTGGCCGGCGCGATCTTCGCCGAGCGGCACGCCGCGGCCCCGATCCTGCCGCCCAGCCTGTTCGCCAACAAGAGCGTGGTGCTCACCATCGTCGCGTCGCTGCTCGTCGGTGTGGCGATGTTCGGCGTGATGATCTACCTGCCGCAGTACCTGCAGATCGTCAAGGGCCTCAGCCCGACCGAGTCCGGGCTGATGACCGTCCCCATGGTCGTCACCATGTTCGTCATGTCGCTCGTGAGCGGACGGCTGATCACGAGGTTCGGGCGGTGGAAGGTCTTCCCGCTGGCCGGCACGCTGTTCGTCGGCCTCGGTCTGTTCCTCCTCTCGAACCTGCACGTGGACACCTCGCACCTGGTGTTCGGCTTGGACATCGCGGTCATCGGCGCCGGTCTCGGCATGACGATGCAGGTGTTGATCCTCGCCGCGCAGAACGCGGTACCGCGCAGCGACCTG is a genomic window of Streptosporangiales bacterium containing:
- a CDS encoding TetR family transcriptional regulator, with protein sequence MLGTGRTRDRAATEARILAAARQLFASEGYDRVTVRAIATAATANPALINRYFGSKQQLFGAVIAEAFRSQQLLEGRPDDLPRRLAEFCLGDRSAGDRALVEALNRSAAVPELRAAVADRVDGQFVQPLADLLGGGPQARVRALAATALLTGVGTQRRSLGTRGLPSGEQDVAVEVLADMFAAALGRR
- a CDS encoding MFS transporter — its product is MTSAQTTAASADEPTRYTHRQVMEILVGLLLAMLTSMISTTVVGTALPTIVGDLGGQDQLSWVASATILAMTVSTPLWGKLSDIFGRKRLFQLALLLFVLASAAAGLSQNMGQLIAARAAQGLGAGGLQSLTQVILGDVVEPRERGRYSGYLGSVFGISTVLGPLLGGFLVDTEGLGWRACFYVSIPLSVVAFIVIQKVLKLPHVKRDARIDWLGAFFVTGAAGSLMLWLSLGGKEFDWDSGWTVLLLAATVICLAGAIFAERHAAAPILPPSLFANKSVVLTIVASLLVGVAMFGVMIYLPQYLQIVKGLSPTESGLMTVPMVVTMFVMSLVSGRLITRFGRWKVFPLAGTLFVGLGLFLLSNLHVDTSHLVFGLDIAVIGAGLGMTMQVLILAAQNAVPRSDLATTTSAVAFFRSLGGAIGIAGFGAVLTNRLSTEMTSLFQERRVPLPKGGGDVHLGTPDAIHQLPGPIQDIVLEAFTRSLHAVFLLGVPAAALAFVAVLLTPELTLRTGGAAAAATPPVAPATNAHTDDDLLLAGLLLALVAERAKTLDDRSELTATLARLVPNQPGTVADRARVAVERHIRPLAALLLRQATGMARNEPLPISRHAKARSAEPAEPVYPN
- a CDS encoding MarR family transcriptional regulator, with protein sequence MPQPTTAGEGPGLSAEEERALHELQEALMVIKQAAKRLRPPMPPDVGENAIPILGVVKRLQPTRVSTLAAELGLAVSTVSRKLEPLVQRGWLDVSPDPDDQRAHQLSLTRRGTSVLYAQRRRQMTRYAELLDEETRSQFPDMAEFFTRVARALHDAAEQTQQHEATKGSTTVTAR